Proteins co-encoded in one Nicotiana sylvestris chromosome 7, ASM39365v2, whole genome shotgun sequence genomic window:
- the LOC104210241 gene encoding uncharacterized protein has translation MPKPNVGKTPYSLVYETDAVILVEVGEPSLRYSNESGPNNDENRIQDLDEVEEQRDMAHVRMVAQKQQAERYYNKKAKIRPLNVGDYVLKAKTQVTKDPKEGKLGTNWDGSYKITAVTSKGAFQLETMEGKLLQNN, from the coding sequence ATGCCAAAACCCAATGTAGGCAAAACGCCATATTCATTAGTCTACGAGACTGACGCCGTTATACTCGTTGAAGTTGGAGAACCTAGCTTGAGATACTCCAATGAAAGTGGACCAAACAACGACGAGAACAGAATACAAGACCTCGACGAAGTAGAAGAACAGAGAGATATGGCTCATGTAAGGATGGtcgcccaaaaacaacaagcagaaagGTACTACAACAAGAAAGCCAAAATACGACCACTCAATGTCGGGGACTACgtcctcaaggccaaaacacaagtGACCAAAGATCCAAAAGAAGGAAAATTGGGAACCAACTGGGACGGGTCGTATAAAATTACAGCTGTGACAAGCAAAGgggcattccaactagaaacaatggagggaaaactactacaaaacaacTGA